CCAGGTCGCTGCCGAAGGCCAGGCGCAGGGCCTTGGCCTCGCGAGCACTGGCCACCACGCCGTCCAGGCCCGCCTCCTGGGCCAGACGCGCCCAGCGCACCACGATTTCTCTAAGCTGGGCCGCCAGGCCCAGCTCGGCCAGATCGGTCTGTGTCAGGCTGGTCAGGACCGTAACCCCCAGAAGAAGCGGCGGCCGTATCCCCAACAGCGCGGCTTCTTCCCGGGCCGCCTGAACCGCCTGGCGCAGCATTTCCCGCCCGCCGCTGGTATGCACGGTGAGCATGCCTACTTCCAGCCGGGTCAGGGCGCGCACCGCCTCGGCCACGGTGTTGGGGATGTCGTGGAGCTTTAAATCCAGGAACACTCGGCCACCCCAGCCCTGAACCGCCTCCACCACCGAGGGGCCGCAATGGTAGAAAAGCTGCATGCCCACCTTAAACCACAGCACTTCGCCCGAAAGCTCCCGTACCAGGTGCTCGGCTTCCTCCAGGGAAGAAACGTCCAGGGCCACTATCAGCCTTTCCCTGGGCTGCAGGGCTCTTCACCTCCCTCGCCGGGAGCGCCTTCCCGCCCCCGGCGCCTTGCCGCTCCGACCAGCTCGGTCAGTCGGCGGATGTCATGACGGCGGCAGTAGTCGACCAGCCCTTTCAGCACGTTCAGCGCCGCCCGCGGGTTTAACAGGGTGGCGGTGCCGATGCCCACCGCGCGGGCTCCCGCCAGCAGGAACTCCAGGGCATCCTCGGCCGTACAAATGCCTCCCAGGCCGAGGAGCGGTACTCCCGGCAGCGCGGCGCTTATGTCCCAGACCAGGCGGAGGATGATCGGCTTGATCGCCGGCCCGGAGAGCCCGCCCACCGCGTTTCCCAGGCGCGGCCGGCGCGCGGTGACGTCGATGCTCATGGCGGGAACGGTATTGGCCACGGTGAGTGCATCCGCACCCGCCTCCACCACCGCCCGGGCCACGCCCACCGGGTCGGCGGTCAGCGGGGCCAGCTTCACCAGCAGAGGCAGGGACGTTTTGCGGCGGACGGCCTCCACCACCGCGGCCGCGTCCTCCGGCCGGGAGCCGAAGGTGAGACCGCCTGCCTTCACGTTGGGACAGGAGATGTTGATCTCAAGGGCCGCCAGTCCCCGGGCCTCATTTAGTCGGTCGGCAACCGCGGCGTACTCCTCCCGGGTTCGACCGGCCAGGCTGGCAATGACCGGTACCCGCCTCAGCCTCAGCTCGGGCCATATGCGGGATACAAAGTGGTCCACGCCCGGGTTCTCCAGGCCCACGGAGTTGAGTAGCCCCCCGGCCGTCTCGGCCAGCCGGGGCGGAGGATTGCCCGGCCAGGGATCCAGGGTGAGGCTCTTCACCGTAACCGCCCCCACCTGCTCCAGGGGCAAATACGGAGCCAGTTCCAGGCCCCAGCCGCAGGTGCCTGCGGCCAGGACTACCGGATTGGCCAGCTTAAGGGGTCCCAGGCTGGTGCTCAGGTCGGGTTCCATCCCACACCACCCTCTCCGCCGGCATTACCGGTCCCTCGGTACAGACCCGCGCGT
The nucleotide sequence above comes from Clostridia bacterium. Encoded proteins:
- the pyrF gene encoding orotidine-5'-phosphate decarboxylase; the encoded protein is MALDVSSLEEAEHLVRELSGEVLWFKVGMQLFYHCGPSVVEAVQGWGGRVFLDLKLHDIPNTVAEAVRALTRLEVGMLTVHTSGGREMLRQAVQAAREEAALLGIRPPLLLGVTVLTSLTQTDLAELGLAAQLREIVVRWARLAQEAGLDGVVASAREAKALRLAFGSDLVIVTPGIRPGGTSADDQRRIATPREALKSGASYLVVGRPVTQALDPRAVVQQLLQELGETGGE
- a CDS encoding dihydroorotate dehydrogenase; this encodes MEPDLSTSLGPLKLANPVVLAAGTCGWGLELAPYLPLEQVGAVTVKSLTLDPWPGNPPPRLAETAGGLLNSVGLENPGVDHFVSRIWPELRLRRVPVIASLAGRTREEYAAVADRLNEARGLAALEINISCPNVKAGGLTFGSRPEDAAAVVEAVRRKTSLPLLVKLAPLTADPVGVARAVVEAGADALTVANTVPAMSIDVTARRPRLGNAVGGLSGPAIKPIILRLVWDISAALPGVPLLGLGGICTAEDALEFLLAGARAVGIGTATLLNPRAALNVLKGLVDYCRRHDIRRLTELVGAARRRGREGAPGEGGEEPCSPGKG